One part of the Ochotona princeps isolate mOchPri1 chromosome 3, mOchPri1.hap1, whole genome shotgun sequence genome encodes these proteins:
- the NCBP2AS2 gene encoding protein NCBP2AS2: MILRRLLAALLYSPQLVERLAESRPIRRAAQLTAFALLQAQLRGQDAARRLRSLAAGPASSFGQRAARFRDAFAQELRRGLRDRPGPPPGSQRGPGAHP, translated from the coding sequence ATGATTCTCCGGCGCTTGCTGGCCGCTCTGCTGTACAGCCCGCAGCTGGTGGAGCGGCTGGCCGAGTCGCGGCCCATCCGGCGCGCGGCGCAGCTCACGGCCTTCGCGCTGCTGCAGGCCCAGCTGCGGGGCCAGGACGCGGCCCGCCGTCTACGGAGCTTGGCGGCGGGGCCCGCGAGCTCTTTCGGCCAACGCGCCGCGCGTTTCCGAGACGCCTTCGCTCAGGAACTGCGTCGCGGCCTTCGGGATCGCCCGGGTCCACCGCCAGGTAGCCAGAGGGGGCCAGGCGCACACCCTTGA